Proteins encoded within one genomic window of Corynebacterium aurimucosum:
- a CDS encoding PPK2 family polyphosphate kinase has translation MAKFKIEDALALRAGKNFQIDSVDASATPGFDGDKAALDARFSKYDDELYELQERLFANGRSYGEDAPAVLIVLQGMDTSGKGGAIRHVLSTFDPQGTTTVGFGKPTEEELEHDFLWRIRKHDPQPGQIVAFDRSHYEDVLIQRVHEWVDEEEVDRRIEAIRDYELELTARGVKVIKIFLHLSKEAQKENLLERTEREDKFWKYDPADVEERAYWDEYMSAYEDAIQRTDENYAPWYVIPTDNKKYARMALKFLIVDLLRHLDLEWPAPDFDPEVERQRIKDAD, from the coding sequence ATGGCGAAATTCAAGATTGAGGACGCGCTCGCCCTGCGAGCTGGCAAAAATTTTCAGATTGACTCGGTTGATGCCTCGGCAACGCCTGGCTTCGACGGCGATAAAGCGGCGCTCGACGCCCGCTTCTCCAAGTATGACGATGAGCTCTATGAGCTGCAGGAGCGGCTTTTTGCCAACGGCCGCAGCTACGGTGAGGACGCCCCGGCGGTGCTCATCGTCCTGCAGGGCATGGATACCTCGGGCAAGGGCGGTGCTATCCGCCACGTGTTGAGCACCTTCGACCCGCAAGGAACCACGACCGTCGGCTTCGGTAAACCCACCGAAGAGGAGCTAGAGCATGACTTCCTGTGGCGCATCCGCAAACACGACCCGCAGCCGGGACAAATCGTGGCCTTCGACCGCTCCCACTACGAGGATGTCCTCATTCAGCGCGTGCACGAGTGGGTGGATGAAGAAGAGGTGGATCGGCGCATCGAGGCCATCCGTGACTATGAGCTGGAATTAACGGCCAGGGGAGTCAAGGTCATCAAAATCTTCCTTCACTTGTCCAAGGAAGCCCAGAAGGAGAATCTGCTGGAGCGCACGGAGCGGGAAGACAAGTTCTGGAAATACGACCCGGCTGATGTTGAGGAGCGCGCCTATTGGGATGAGTACATGTCGGCCTACGAGGATGCTATTCAGCGCACGGATGAAAACTACGCGCCCTGGTACGTCATTCCTACCGATAACAAGAAGTATGCCCGGATGGCGCTGAAGTTTCTCATCGTGGATCTCCTGCGCCACCTAGATCTGGAATGGCCGGCGCCCGACTTTGATCCGGAAGTCGAGCGCCAGCGTATTAAGGACGCTGACTAA
- a CDS encoding YbjN domain-containing protein, which produces MTNPTTPTAEDPHALPEVTLDRIIEAMKTFDIELEPVTGRDDAATANLNGLPCMFAVLESVAIVRCDVPTDVNYAKADAGLFLAANQINSVAMGARAVIADFDGMLLVRTEADIPCAAGMTDEQLAAALRASVDGVINAQNAMVAAAEEMAKLGSESAAQAGEGAEGAQGEQQ; this is translated from the coding sequence ATGACTAATCCGACAACGCCTACCGCCGAGGATCCGCACGCACTGCCGGAGGTCACCCTTGACCGCATTATCGAGGCGATGAAGACCTTCGACATCGAACTCGAGCCGGTCACCGGTCGCGACGACGCCGCGACCGCTAATCTCAACGGTCTGCCGTGCATGTTCGCCGTCCTGGAGAGCGTTGCTATCGTGCGCTGCGATGTTCCGACGGACGTCAACTATGCCAAGGCAGACGCAGGTCTTTTCTTGGCCGCTAACCAGATCAACTCCGTGGCTATGGGGGCACGCGCCGTCATTGCTGACTTCGATGGCATGCTGCTCGTACGCACCGAGGCTGACATTCCTTGCGCGGCCGGAATGACCGATGAACAACTCGCGGCCGCACTGCGCGCCTCTGTGGACGGCGTCATCAACGCCCAGAACGCCATGGTCGCCGCTGCCGAAGAAATGGCCAAGCTCGGTTCCGAGTCAGCCGCGCAGGCGGGCGAGGGGGCCGAGGGTGCTCAGGGTGAGCAGCAGTGA
- a CDS encoding sulfite exporter TauE/SafE family protein produces MSVLAIPLVVLLTVIAGSCLQRVSGMGLGLIGGPILTLFLGPVEGIMVINVLACLNAILTTYSMRENVDWGKWLRIGPFMVLGSIPAALLIARIDTAALLVLVGAALLIALAVVVFGRKFVPEMSGTGPAISAGILGGFTNTLAGVAGPVITVYAQAARWPKEVLAPTLQPCFVIGGLSSVLTKYFLGSGGFDGLHWLVWPCGVIGMCVGILLGKKIAGRVSRDKAHKLSLWLASLGALSALLRGLFTLGA; encoded by the coding sequence ATGTCTGTACTGGCAATACCCCTCGTTGTCCTACTTACCGTCATCGCTGGCTCGTGCTTGCAGCGAGTCTCCGGCATGGGCCTGGGCCTCATTGGTGGGCCCATCCTGACGCTTTTCCTCGGCCCCGTCGAAGGCATCATGGTCATCAACGTCTTGGCCTGCCTCAATGCCATCCTCACGACCTATTCGATGCGTGAGAATGTGGACTGGGGAAAGTGGCTGCGCATCGGTCCTTTCATGGTCCTCGGCTCAATTCCGGCGGCGCTGCTCATCGCCCGTATTGATACTGCGGCGTTGTTGGTTCTGGTTGGTGCCGCCTTATTGATTGCGCTGGCCGTGGTGGTCTTTGGGCGCAAGTTCGTCCCGGAGATGAGTGGCACGGGCCCGGCCATCTCCGCGGGTATTTTGGGCGGGTTCACCAATACCCTGGCCGGCGTGGCTGGCCCGGTCATCACGGTCTATGCCCAGGCCGCGCGGTGGCCCAAGGAGGTTCTCGCGCCGACCCTGCAGCCCTGCTTTGTCATCGGCGGATTGTCCTCTGTTCTGACGAAGTACTTCTTGGGCTCCGGCGGCTTTGACGGTTTGCACTGGCTGGTGTGGCCCTGCGGGGTAATTGGAATGTGCGTTGGCATTCTCTTAGGAAAGAAGATTGCTGGGCGCGTCTCTCGGGACAAGGCCCATAAGCTATCACTGTGGCTGGCCAGCCTAGGAGCGCTCAGCGCATTGCTGCGAGGCCTTTTTACTCTGGGTGCTTAA
- a CDS encoding YbjN domain-containing protein, producing the protein MTDTTNHDHAQQRQLQPDTPIEEVSLERIAEIFESEGLEYRIEEQKTQDGQTVNLLRTGFSNAAIAFQLVGSSLIVDSVWRGSVPASEGPALLMHINAWNQDHFTPTFRFFEAPDNALAVSGARDLDVTHGASRNQLGAFVMSTLDAVLQSFEWMEQQYPQLVTWKEHNHD; encoded by the coding sequence TTGACGGACACCACTAACCATGACCACGCGCAGCAGCGCCAGCTGCAGCCTGACACACCCATCGAAGAAGTCAGCCTCGAGCGCATAGCGGAAATCTTTGAGTCAGAAGGCTTGGAATACCGCATCGAAGAGCAGAAGACTCAAGACGGCCAAACGGTCAACCTCTTGCGCACCGGCTTCTCCAACGCCGCCATCGCCTTCCAGCTCGTTGGCTCCTCTCTCATCGTCGATTCCGTATGGCGCGGCTCTGTCCCCGCCTCCGAAGGCCCTGCGTTGCTCATGCACATCAACGCATGGAACCAGGACCACTTCACGCCGACGTTCCGCTTCTTCGAAGCGCCAGACAACGCTTTGGCGGTCTCCGGTGCACGCGATCTGGACGTGACCCATGGTGCATCCCGCAACCAGCTCGGCGCGTTCGTCATGTCCACCCTGGATGCTGTGTTGCAATCCTTCGAGTGGATGGAACAGCAGTACCCGCAGCTTGTCACCTGGAAGGAGCACAACCATGACTAA
- the coaD gene encoding pantetheine-phosphate adenylyltransferase: MPTHAVCPGSFDPITLGHVDVFNRASELFDKVTVLVTGNPDKPSGLFSVEERVDLIRRTVSPEIEVDWWGGLLVDYTSAHGIDTIVKGLRSSLDYEYELPMAQMNRRLSGIDTVFLLTDEKYGYISSSLCKQVAQYGGDVTGMFPDHVAAAVMERYRG, from the coding sequence GTTCTTTCGATCCCATCACGCTGGGGCACGTCGACGTTTTTAATCGTGCCAGCGAGCTTTTTGACAAGGTCACGGTGCTGGTGACGGGAAACCCCGACAAGCCTTCTGGGCTGTTTAGCGTGGAGGAGCGCGTGGACCTTATTCGCCGTACCGTTTCCCCGGAGATCGAGGTGGACTGGTGGGGCGGATTGTTGGTGGATTACACCAGCGCCCATGGCATAGACACGATTGTGAAGGGCTTGCGCTCCTCCTTGGATTATGAGTATGAGCTGCCGATGGCGCAGATGAACCGGCGCCTTTCCGGAATCGATACCGTCTTTTTGCTCACGGATGAGAAATACGGATATATCTCTTCTTCGCTGTGCAAGCAGGTGGCGCAGTACGGCGGTGATGTTACGGGTATGTTCCCGGATCATGTGGCTGCCGCAGTGATGGAACGCTACCGAGGCTAA
- a CDS encoding TIGR01777 family oxidoreductase — translation MSFTTQHVVPAPREEVWQWHTRPGALARLTAPFGFMTPLQQAESLADGTSILGFPGGLKWVARHDLSRYQPRRSFADVCINAPFRSLANWRHEHVFEDHPEGTLITDKVDTRIPTGAVESIFAYRQQQLIEDFRFAQRLGALNAEPRTIAITGTHGTVGTAVAAQLGTLGHTVIPLVRSKPGAGERLWRPTVPAKDLLDGVDILIHLAGEPIFGRFNTAHKEAIRDSRVGPTHLLAQLAAETPSVTAMVCSSAIGIYGPDRGDEELTEGSERGEGFLADVVTAWEDACAPAREAGKRVVNLRTGIVQSANAGILPLLRALFSTGLGGSFGKGSMWNSWVAQDDLSDMFARAALDPAWSGAINAVSPTPVLNRDYVDTLGSLLHRPTVIPIPSVGPALLLGKEGARELALANQKVLPTRAEALGHTFRYPDIAPALAHELGGEKLVEAPTCAPGEDGSGSVGAGKD, via the coding sequence GTGAGTTTTACTACCCAGCACGTTGTTCCAGCCCCGCGCGAAGAGGTTTGGCAATGGCACACCCGCCCGGGAGCGCTCGCGCGCCTCACCGCGCCTTTCGGTTTCATGACTCCCCTGCAGCAGGCCGAGTCATTAGCTGATGGGACTTCTATCTTGGGGTTTCCTGGTGGTTTGAAATGGGTCGCCCGGCATGATTTGAGTAGGTACCAGCCGCGGCGTTCTTTCGCTGATGTCTGCATCAACGCCCCCTTCCGTTCGCTGGCCAATTGGCGCCACGAACACGTCTTTGAAGACCACCCAGAGGGCACACTCATCACCGACAAGGTGGACACCCGCATCCCCACGGGGGCAGTGGAATCGATTTTTGCCTACCGGCAGCAGCAGCTCATTGAGGACTTTCGCTTTGCTCAGCGGCTGGGTGCTCTCAACGCCGAGCCCCGCACAATAGCAATAACTGGTACGCACGGCACGGTAGGCACTGCTGTGGCCGCACAGCTCGGCACCTTGGGCCACACCGTCATTCCGCTCGTGCGCTCTAAACCAGGTGCCGGCGAGCGCCTGTGGCGGCCTACTGTGCCCGCCAAAGATTTGCTGGACGGCGTTGATATCCTCATCCACCTGGCCGGCGAGCCGATTTTCGGGCGCTTTAATACCGCGCACAAGGAAGCTATTCGGGATTCACGTGTAGGCCCTACTCACCTGCTGGCGCAGCTGGCGGCCGAGACTCCCTCCGTGACTGCGATGGTCTGTTCTTCCGCTATCGGTATCTACGGCCCGGACCGGGGCGATGAAGAACTAACCGAAGGCTCGGAGCGCGGTGAGGGCTTTCTGGCCGATGTCGTGACGGCGTGGGAGGATGCTTGCGCGCCGGCACGTGAGGCCGGGAAACGAGTGGTGAACCTGCGCACCGGCATCGTGCAATCTGCCAACGCGGGAATCCTGCCGCTGCTGCGGGCGCTGTTTTCTACTGGACTGGGCGGCTCATTTGGCAAGGGCAGCATGTGGAATAGCTGGGTTGCGCAGGATGATCTCTCAGATATGTTTGCCCGCGCCGCCCTCGACCCTGCCTGGAGCGGTGCCATCAACGCAGTCTCCCCCACCCCGGTGCTCAATCGCGACTATGTAGATACCCTCGGCTCACTCCTTCACCGGCCGACCGTCATCCCCATTCCCAGCGTCGGTCCGGCGCTACTGCTGGGTAAGGAAGGTGCGCGGGAGCTGGCACTGGCCAACCAAAAGGTCCTTCCCACGCGCGCGGAAGCGCTGGGCCACACCTTCCGCTACCCCGACATCGCTCCAGCGCTCGCCCACGAGCTCGGTGGCGAAAAACTCGTCGAGGCCCCCACCTGCGCACCCGGGGAAGACGGCTCCGGTAGTGTCGGGGCCGGAAAAGATTAA
- the pyrR gene encoding bifunctional pyr operon transcriptional regulator/uracil phosphoribosyltransferase PyrR: MSETGTHAESNELLSSKDVARTVARIAHQIIEKTALDSSDSARVLLLGIPSGGVPLAQRLAEKIEEFSGVEVPWGSLDITLYRDDLYARPHRALQPTTVPDGGIDGATVILVDDVLYSGRTIRAALDALADIGRPDIIQLAVLVDRGHRQVPIRADYVGKNIPTARDEDVTVYNADIDGRDAVVLTRFTAQPGKEA; the protein is encoded by the coding sequence ATGAGTGAAACCGGCACCCACGCGGAGTCCAACGAGCTGTTGAGCTCGAAAGACGTCGCGCGCACTGTCGCACGCATCGCGCACCAGATCATTGAAAAGACGGCGCTAGATTCGAGTGATTCCGCTCGAGTCCTGCTCTTAGGCATTCCCTCTGGTGGCGTGCCGTTGGCGCAGCGCCTTGCCGAAAAAATTGAGGAATTCTCCGGGGTGGAGGTTCCTTGGGGCTCCCTAGACATCACGCTGTACCGCGATGATCTCTATGCCCGCCCGCACCGTGCATTGCAGCCTACGACGGTGCCCGACGGCGGCATCGACGGCGCCACCGTCATTCTTGTCGACGACGTCTTATACTCCGGCCGCACTATCCGTGCCGCACTCGATGCCCTCGCGGACATCGGCCGTCCCGACATCATCCAACTCGCAGTCCTCGTGGACCGTGGACACCGCCAGGTCCCCATCCGTGCTGATTACGTGGGCAAGAACATTCCCACCGCGCGCGACGAGGACGTCACCGTGTACAACGCTGATATCGATGGCCGCGATGCCGTCGTTCTTACCCGCTTCACTGCACAGCCCGGCAAGGAGGCATAA